The Caldisalinibacter kiritimatiensis region CATTACAAATTAAGGGAAAGTAAAGTTTTTACTGGAAATTAGATGCGAAATCTCTGGTATTTTAAGGATTAAGTAGACATTAGGTAAAAAATTTGCTAAATTTACATTAAGAACAGTATTTATAATAATTAAGGGTGATATAAATGAAATTAGATAAAAATAAAGTTGCAGTTGGCTTAAGTGGTGGAGTAGATAGTGCTGTAGCAGCTTATCTACTCAAAAAAAAGGGATATGATGTTATTGGAACAACTATGATTCTTTATGATAAATTTGATAAGCAAGGAAATAGAATAGATTTAGATTTTGTTGAGGATGCTAAAAGAATTGCTAATAAATTAGATATACCACATTATATAATTGACCTTAGAGATTCATTTAAGAATATTGTTATAAAGGAGTTTATAGATGAGTATTTAAGAGGAAGGACTCCTAATCCATGCGTAACTTGTAATAGGGCCATAAAGTATGGTAAACTTATCGAAGCAGCCCACAACTTAGGAGCATATTATATTGCTACTGGACATTATGCTAGAATTTATTATGATAAAAAAATAAAAAGATATAGAATATTTAGAGGAGTAGCAGAAAGAAAAGACCAAGCATATATGCTTTATTCTTTGAAACAAGAGCAGTTAAAACATATACTTCTACCTTTAGGTGAATATAATTCTAAGAAAGAAATAAGAGAAATCGCTTTATCAGTTGTTCCAAATGTAGCAGATAAGCCAGATAGTATTGGTGTTTGTTTTGCTCCAAATGGAGATCATAAGAAGTATCTAGCGTCCATAACACCTAAAGCTATAAAGAGAGGTAATTTTGTTGATAAAGAAGGGAATATATTAGGTAAACATAAAGGTATTGTAAATTATACTATAGGTCAGCGAAGAGGACTAGGTATAAATTTTAATAGGCCTATGTTTGTAGTTGATATAAACGCTGAGAAAAATGAAGTTGTATTAGGCAACGATGAAGATACTTATTCTAATGGGCTTATCGGGACCAATGCTAATTTTACTATTTTTGACCAATTAAAAGGAGAATTAAAAGTAGAAGCAAAGGTATGTCAATGGGGTTGGTTTTTACCAGCTACAGTAACTAGCTTAGGTGAAAATAAAGTCAAAGTTATGTTTGAAAAAAAAGAGCGAGCAATAGCTCCAGGTCAATCGGTAGTTTTTTATGATAAAGATGAAGTTATTGGTGGAGCAATAATAGATTCTGTATTATAATACTAAGGTGAGGTGATTTACGTGCGTTTGAGATATGTAGAAAATGCATACGAAAAGATGCAGGAAAGTGGTAGAGTTATATTAGAGCCAAAAGAATATAAAGGAAAATGGAAAGATTTATTTAACAATAATAAACCACTACATGTAGAATTTGGTTCTGGACGAGGTGGCTTTTTATCACAGATGGCTAAAAACAATCCTGATATAAACTATTTAGCTTTTGAAAGGAATTCTAAAGTTATAGTTAAAGGTCTTAATAAATTAGAAGATGAATCTATACCAAATTTTTATTTTGTTCATACTGATATTAGAGAATTAGAAGAGATTTTTAAAGAAAATGAAGTAGAAAGAGTTTATATAAATTTTCCAGACCCATGGCCTAAGAAAAGACATACTAAAAGAAGATTAACTAATAGAAGGTTTTTAGATATATATAAGAATATTTTAATTCCTAAAGGTGAAATTCATTTTAAGACAGATAATGTAGACTTATTTGATTTTTCTATTGAGGAATTGAACGATTCAAATTGGGAAATAAAAGTATCCACTAAGGATTTACACAATAGCGAATATGTAGAAGATAATGTTATGACTGAGTATGAAGCAAAATTTGTTAAACAAGGTAAGCCAATAAATAAACTTATTGCTGTTTCACCAAAGAAAGATGACTATAAATAGATTCAATAGCTATTTTACAAGGATATAATAAATTTTTGATAAATTATTACTAGGTCTGTATCGTAAATATACTAAAATATAATAATACTTTTAATAAAGAAGTGTTACAAGCTT contains the following coding sequences:
- the mnmA gene encoding tRNA 2-thiouridine(34) synthase MnmA, whose translation is MKLDKNKVAVGLSGGVDSAVAAYLLKKKGYDVIGTTMILYDKFDKQGNRIDLDFVEDAKRIANKLDIPHYIIDLRDSFKNIVIKEFIDEYLRGRTPNPCVTCNRAIKYGKLIEAAHNLGAYYIATGHYARIYYDKKIKRYRIFRGVAERKDQAYMLYSLKQEQLKHILLPLGEYNSKKEIREIALSVVPNVADKPDSIGVCFAPNGDHKKYLASITPKAIKRGNFVDKEGNILGKHKGIVNYTIGQRRGLGINFNRPMFVVDINAEKNEVVLGNDEDTYSNGLIGTNANFTIFDQLKGELKVEAKVCQWGWFLPATVTSLGENKVKVMFEKKERAIAPGQSVVFYDKDEVIGGAIIDSVL
- the trmB gene encoding tRNA (guanosine(46)-N7)-methyltransferase TrmB; its protein translation is MRLRYVENAYEKMQESGRVILEPKEYKGKWKDLFNNNKPLHVEFGSGRGGFLSQMAKNNPDINYLAFERNSKVIVKGLNKLEDESIPNFYFVHTDIRELEEIFKENEVERVYINFPDPWPKKRHTKRRLTNRRFLDIYKNILIPKGEIHFKTDNVDLFDFSIEELNDSNWEIKVSTKDLHNSEYVEDNVMTEYEAKFVKQGKPINKLIAVSPKKDDYK